From a region of the Bombus terrestris chromosome 8, iyBomTerr1.2, whole genome shotgun sequence genome:
- the LOC100642455 gene encoding transmembrane protein 230 isoform X1: MWTSWFGTDYINKVSMSRRKPGSGDRQFNNVDYTQLTETDNGFVDSQFVNPPVKIPWKAIMLAALLFVGGTIMLIMGSLIVSGHIDSKYSDRMWPVIILGILMFIPGAYHMRVAILAYQKVPGYSFDDIPEFD, translated from the exons ATGTGGACGAGCTGGTTTGGCACAG ATTATATTAACAAAGTGAGTATGTCAAGAAGAAAACCTGGCAGCGGTGACAGACAATTCAACAACGTGGATTATACACAGCTTACAGAAACTGACAATGGCTTTGTTGATTCACAG TTTGTGAATCCACCTGTGAAAATACCATGGAAAGCCATTATGTTAGCTGCTCTTCTTTTTGTTGGAGGTACTATTATGCTCATCATGGGTAGTCTAATTGTAAGTGGACATATTGATTCAAAG TATTCAGATCGTATGTGGCCAGTTATTATTTTAGGAATTCTAATGTTTATACCAGGTGCTTATCATATGAGGGTAGCTATTTTAGCTTATCAAAAGGTACCAGGTTATTCATTTGATGATATTCCAGAGTTTGATTAA
- the LOC100642455 gene encoding transmembrane protein 230 isoform X2: MSRRKPGSGDRQFNNVDYTQLTETDNGFVDSQFVNPPVKIPWKAIMLAALLFVGGTIMLIMGSLIVSGHIDSKYSDRMWPVIILGILMFIPGAYHMRVAILAYQKVPGYSFDDIPEFD; this comes from the exons ATGTCAAGAAGAAAACCTGGCAGCGGTGACAGACAATTCAACAACGTGGATTATACACAGCTTACAGAAACTGACAATGGCTTTGTTGATTCACAG TTTGTGAATCCACCTGTGAAAATACCATGGAAAGCCATTATGTTAGCTGCTCTTCTTTTTGTTGGAGGTACTATTATGCTCATCATGGGTAGTCTAATTGTAAGTGGACATATTGATTCAAAG TATTCAGATCGTATGTGGCCAGTTATTATTTTAGGAATTCTAATGTTTATACCAGGTGCTTATCATATGAGGGTAGCTATTTTAGCTTATCAAAAGGTACCAGGTTATTCATTTGATGATATTCCAGAGTTTGATTAA